AGTCCGAGCACCAGCGCCAGGTTGACGTGCCCGACGACCTTGGTGCGCATCAGGCCGGGGGCGTAGCACGAGAGCAGGACGTAGAGCAGGTACCAGAGCACGAAGCCGATGGTGACCGGGAACGCGAAGCTCCGGAACGAGCGCCGAAGGGTCCGGAACTCCTCACTGTCATCGATGAGTTGGACTTCCGTAGGGGCAGTGGTGATCGGCGGCGAATCCACTCTGTCTCCTCACTCATTCGGCGTAGGTCACACGAGGGGAACGAGCGGACGTGAGGGGCGTCACATTCCTCCTGTGCGCCGCGCAATGCTAGGAGCGTCACGCCCGCCCCGGAAGGGGTTGACGGCGATCAGCCGGACGTTCACCCCCTCGTACCACCCGATTGGCCGAAAACCATCACTCCGGACGCGTCGGAAGTCCCCCGCCCCATGCAGGAGGGGCGGCACCGAGCAACGGTGCCGCCCCTCTTGACGAAGCGTCAGAACGCGATCCGGACCTTCAGGGCCGAGCGGTCGTGCATCGCCCGGTAGCCGTCCGGCACGCCGTCCAGGTCGACCGTGCGGTCGAAGACCAGGCCCGGCTCGATGGCCCCCGAGAGCACGTCCGGCAGCAGCTCGGGGATGTACGCGCGGGCCGGTGCCACGCCACCGTTCAGTGAAACGTTTCGGCCGAACATCTGGCCGATGTCCACGCCCGCGCTGCCGCCGTGCGGCACCCCGACGTACCCGACCGCGCCGCCGTCCCGGGTGATCGAGACGGCCGTCCGCATCGACTCCTCGGTGCCCACCGCCTCCAGCACCGCGTGCGCGCCCTGGCCGCCGGTCAGCTCCTTGACCGCCTCGATCGCGGCCTCCCCGCGCTCGGCCACCACGTCCGTCGCGCCGAAGCGCCGGGCCAGCTCGGTACGGGCGGTGTGCCGCCCCATCGCGATGATCCGGCCCGCGCCCAGCCGGTGCGCCGCCAGCACGCCGCACAGGCCCACCGCACCGTCGCCGACCACCGCCACCGTCGCACCGGGCCGCACCCCCGCCGAGACCGCCGCGTGGTGCCCGGTCGACATCACGTCGGACAGCGCCAGCAGCCCGGGCAGCAGCTTCTCGTCGCCCGCCGCCTCCTTGGGCAGCTTCACCAGCGTCCCGTCCGCGAACGGCACCCGCACCGCCTCGCCCTGGCCGCCGTCCGAGCCGACCTGCCCCCAGAAGCCGCCGTGCGGGCAGGAGGTCTGCAGGCCTTCGCGACAGAAATC
The genomic region above belongs to Streptomyces sp. 1331.2 and contains:
- a CDS encoding zinc-dependent alcohol dehydrogenase family protein, which gives rise to MRATVIHGPNDIRIEEVPDPVIQQPTDVVLRVVNACICGSDLWAYRGVAQRVAGQRIGHEFLGVVEEVGAEVRGFAKGDLVVAPFVWSDGTCDFCREGLQTSCPHGGFWGQVGSDGGQGEAVRVPFADGTLVKLPKEAAGDEKLLPGLLALSDVMSTGHHAAVSAGVRPGATVAVVGDGAVGLCGVLAAHRLGAGRIIAMGRHTARTELARRFGATDVVAERGEAAIEAVKELTGGQGAHAVLEAVGTEESMRTAVSITRDGGAVGYVGVPHGGSAGVDIGQMFGRNVSLNGGVAPARAYIPELLPDVLSGAIEPGLVFDRTVDLDGVPDGYRAMHDRSALKVRIAF
- a CDS encoding DUF485 domain-containing protein, with amino-acid sequence MDSPPITTAPTEVQLIDDSEEFRTLRRSFRSFAFPVTIGFVLWYLLYVLLSCYAPGLMRTKVVGHVNLALVLGLLQFATTFAIAAWYARYADRRIDPAATAIREAHGAVVHAPRESAE